The proteins below are encoded in one region of Danio rerio strain Tuebingen ecotype United States chromosome 14, GRCz12tu, whole genome shotgun sequence:
- the b4galt1l gene encoding beta-1,4-galactosyltransferase 1 isoform X1, translating to MPDSTGNFSLLQRTCSLVVLLCFLHIFVTVIYYMRNSDSRPAFAQNQQQRPTIHRKLAEQRGTTEDSRPAANASSNGQELQICPEEPPRLVGPLRVEFSDPITLEMVRTENSVLQEGGRFRPPDCIARQKVAMIIPFRNRDEHLKFWLYYLHPILQRQQLDYGVYVINQDGEDTFNRAKLLNIGYAEALKEYDYDCFVFSDVDLIPMDDRNIYKCYNQPRHLAVSMDKFGFRLPYTQYFGGVSSLSKEQFLKINGFPNNYWGWGGEDDDIFNRISSRGMSISRPDGLLGRCRMIRHERDKQNDPNPQRFDRIAHTRETMATDGINSLKYNVVKIEKDLLFTKITVDVGKP from the exons ATGCCGGACTCCACCGGGAACTTCAGCCTCCTGCAGCGGACCTGCTCTCTGGTGGTGCTGCTGTGCTTCTTACACATCTTTGTCACCGTCATTTACTACATGAGGAACTCGGACTCTCGGCCAGCTTTCGCCCAGAACCAGCAGCAGAGACCGACGATACACAGGAAACTGGCGGAGCAGAGGGGCACCACTGAGGACAGCAGACCCGCGGCCAACGCCTCGAGCAACGGCCAGGAGCTGCAGATCTGCCCAGAGGAGCCGCCGCGCCTGG TGGGTCCTCTGCGTGTGGAGTTCTCAGACCCGATCACGTTAGAAATGGTGCGGACAGAGAACAGTGTTCTGCAAGAGGGCGGACGCTTCAGACCCCCGGACTGCATAGCTCGGCAGAAGGTGGCCATGATCATCCCCTTCCGGAACCGAGACGAGCACCTGAAGTTCTGGCTCTATTACCTGCACCCCATCCTGCAGCGCCAACAGCTCGACTACGGCGTCTACGTCATTAACcag GATGGCGAGGACACGTTTAATCGAGCTAAACTCCTGAACATCGGCTATGCGGAGGCGCTGAAGGAGTACGATTACGACTGTTTTGTGTTCAGCGACGTGGACCTGATCCCGATGGATGACCGCAACATCTACAAGTGCTACAATCAGCCCAGACACCTGGCCGTCTCCATGGACAAGTTCGGCTTCAG GCTGCCGTACACACAGTATTTCGGTGGCGTTTCGTCGCTCAGCAAAGAGCAGTTCCTGAAGATCAACGGATTCCCCAACAACTACTGGGGCTGGGGCGGAGAGGACGACGACATCTTCAACAG GATCTCCTCCAGAGGAATGTCGATATCTAGGCCTGACGGACTCCTGGGTCGCTGTAGGATGATCCGTCATGAGAGAGACAAGCAGAACGACCCAAACCCTCAAAG ATTTGACCGAATCGCGCACACAAGGGAAACCATGGCAACTGACGGGATCAATTCGCTAAAATATAACGTGGTAAAAATCGAGAAAGACCTGCTCTTCACCAAAATCACAGTGGACGTGGGCAAACCCTGA
- the b4galt1l gene encoding beta-1,4-galactosyltransferase 1 isoform X2: MDGEDTFNRAKLLNIGYAEALKEYDYDCFVFSDVDLIPMDDRNIYKCYNQPRHLAVSMDKFGFRLPYTQYFGGVSSLSKEQFLKINGFPNNYWGWGGEDDDIFNRISSRGMSISRPDGLLGRCRMIRHERDKQNDPNPQRFDRIAHTRETMATDGINSLKYNVVKIEKDLLFTKITVDVGKP, encoded by the exons ATG GATGGCGAGGACACGTTTAATCGAGCTAAACTCCTGAACATCGGCTATGCGGAGGCGCTGAAGGAGTACGATTACGACTGTTTTGTGTTCAGCGACGTGGACCTGATCCCGATGGATGACCGCAACATCTACAAGTGCTACAATCAGCCCAGACACCTGGCCGTCTCCATGGACAAGTTCGGCTTCAG GCTGCCGTACACACAGTATTTCGGTGGCGTTTCGTCGCTCAGCAAAGAGCAGTTCCTGAAGATCAACGGATTCCCCAACAACTACTGGGGCTGGGGCGGAGAGGACGACGACATCTTCAACAG GATCTCCTCCAGAGGAATGTCGATATCTAGGCCTGACGGACTCCTGGGTCGCTGTAGGATGATCCGTCATGAGAGAGACAAGCAGAACGACCCAAACCCTCAAAG ATTTGACCGAATCGCGCACACAAGGGAAACCATGGCAACTGACGGGATCAATTCGCTAAAATATAACGTGGTAAAAATCGAGAAAGACCTGCTCTTCACCAAAATCACAGTGGACGTGGGCAAACCCTGA